In Tissierellales bacterium, the following proteins share a genomic window:
- a CDS encoding ATPase, whose amino-acid sequence MTEYDELKSYLDLLKQYYAKESGKREKIIEQLKENNEKIASIEKQQELLEQVNILLQKTSQFAREQAKVQVENLVTNCLEYIFENNTQFKIEINEAYKKQNAEFYVITNVDGEEIKTKPTESRGGGVVDIVSLALRISFLQIHRPFIEGPLILDEPAKHVSEEYIFNVANFLKKTSEMFNRQIIMVTHNNHLSAIGTNAYKVELKGTESIVEKLTFNL is encoded by the coding sequence ATGACCGAATATGATGAGTTAAAAAGTTACTTAGATTTATTAAAACAGTATTATGCAAAAGAAAGTGGTAAAAGGGAAAAAATTATTGAACAGCTTAAGGAAAACAATGAAAAAATAGCTTCAATTGAAAAGCAACAGGAACTACTAGAACAGGTTAATATTTTACTACAAAAAACTTCCCAATTTGCTCGTGAACAAGCGAAAGTTCAGGTAGAAAATCTTGTTACTAATTGTTTAGAGTATATTTTTGAAAATAATACTCAGTTTAAAATCGAAATAAACGAAGCTTATAAAAAACAAAACGCTGAATTCTATGTAATAACCAATGTTGACGGAGAAGAAATTAAAACTAAACCTACTGAGTCTAGGGGTGGGGGAGTTGTTGATATTGTATCCTTAGCTTTAAGAATATCATTTCTCCAAATTCATAGACCTTTTATTGAAGGTCCTTTAATATTAGATGAGCCAGCAAAACATGTAAGTGAAGAATATATTTTTAATGTTGCTAATTTTTTAAAGAAAACTTCAGAAATGTTTAATAGGCAAATTATTATGGTAACACACAATAATCACCTATCAGCCATTGGTACAAATGCATATAAGGTAGAGTTAAAAGGAACAGAGAGTATTGTAGAAAAGTTGACTTTTAACTTGTGA